From one Musa acuminata AAA Group cultivar baxijiao chromosome BXJ2-6, Cavendish_Baxijiao_AAA, whole genome shotgun sequence genomic stretch:
- the LOC135614047 gene encoding NDR1/HIN1-like protein 13, which yields MMSDRVHPVQPEPVTGATPETPRSSVPRSGNVNPKPGPQPGSYVIQVPKDLVLRTPPEGNARRAKAYARRAARRRRNCCCVLLAWLAALLVLLAAAAGVLYLVFRPRAPDYSIDSLSIAPINLSAAAVSPQFNATVRADNPNKKVGIYYRHGSDIKVTYDGVTLCAGAWPAFYHAPRNETVFVAVLRGSDIRLSSANQQSLLAAEAQGRQIPLRIDAKVPVRVKFGAVTSWTITVKVKCDIAVDKLTENAKIVSKNCHVKVKVFKFLGL from the coding sequence ATGATGTCCGACCGCGTCCACCCGGTCCAGCCGGAGCCTGTCACCGGAGCGACGCCGGAAACCCCCCGCTCGTCTGTACCCCGTTCCGGAAACGTCAATCCCAAGCCCGGGCCGCAGCCGGGGAGCTACGTGATCCAGGTGCCCAAAGACCTTGTCCTTCGCACGCCTCCAGAGGGCAACGCGAGGCGCGCCAAGGCCTACGCCCGCCGCGCCGCCCGGCGCCGCCGTAACTGCTGCTGCGTCCTCCTCGCCTGGCTTGCCGCCCTCCTCGTCCTCCTTGCCGCCGCCGCCGGTGTCCTCTACCTCGTGTTCCGCCCCCGCGCCCCCGACTACTCCATCGACTCCCTCTCCATCGCCCCCATCAACCTCTCTGCCGCCGCCGTCTCGCCCCAGTTCAACGCCACCGTCCGCGCTGACAACCCCAACAAGAAGGTAGGCATCTACTACCGCCACGGCAGCGACATCAAAGTGACCTACGACGGCGTCACGCTCTGCGCCGGCGCGTGGCCAGCGTTCTACCACGCGCCACGGAATGAGACGGTGTTCGTGGCGGTGCTGAGGGGGTCGGATATCCGGCTGTCATCGGCCAACCAGCAGTCATTACTGGCGGCGGAGGCGCAGGGGCGGCAGATACCGCTAAGGATCGACGCCAAGGTGCCGGTTAGGGTCAAGTTCGGGGCGGTCACGAGTTGGACGATCACCGTGAAGGTGAAGTGCGACATCGCAGTGGACAAGTTGACGGAGAACGCCAAGatcgtgtccaagaattgccaTGTGAAGGTGAAGGTCTTTAAGTTCCTTGGACTATGA
- the LOC135614046 gene encoding uncharacterized protein LOC135614046 isoform X2 translates to MAINRNEIRVYIEKIMVFCVRTSYRCARDHPFVFALVFFLLVLYRSFPSLFAFLVSSSPVIVCTTVLLGLLLSYGEPNIPEIEIEDTRTREVSSVEIRSSVSHLCLKKDENLTVENHVENRTYYDDIVPRETIPCEEKSSADVRIYQALEQYEGTERIDTIVGDSASGVQVKKDRYDEEVIQEEETLCQEVSENRDLFVGKTAIDVAEVSKDISSFDTKEIQETEDLKLETGEPKLDHHPDSSLGLSWQSIDDHHSSSDTESDRAESSSPDASITDIIPMLDELHPLLDSEHPQHVSIPKSDAASEGSSLDDEPDDNSIDEEAEIHDEEEDDEAQEKDDGTEAAVKWTEDDQKNFMDLGSSELERNQRLESLIAKQKEKKNLSFVMDRNLIDLDVNASFPGMEKLSRFRVQVPPISAPRRNPFDVPYDSEETFDLPPMPGSAPSSLLPRRNPFDLFYDQQEQNSSLTDETWSHQDFVSAPQHEMLVRRNETFSLRRKEFKQERGHSRLKPYFVAEKLDSEEGSSTFQRQYSDRNESKVSSIPESDTDFSVTDQEYNRELEEQVFDQETELLCPGKHDADAVEHESHTSEETESVDIEQEKTEHVTDDREIGVDTNLTAQENEKVSAAGEAFAALEEDVKEEIHLDVLNLNSKQLELTEQKYAGPNSSNSSWEDEKCFKTTLSGQPHKLEQTKNFSTFAFAEFDHSKGADTVSAFAETMYDSSALAAGESFYKLSTFDARPDANQGVNDDSSVTFDMQKEDSEVASFPRAFDGNSASGIGDLVSVNAINDVGPFILSQSLTSIEENETRSSVITEITKYNDVEVELSTAQEDSSLPISYMIQEPTEAASDDHLAQSREVPINVDVSHSIEREEIVLPSIEKYSLPSDDIGVEKSRVKTLDFPSFFEENQDDIEHKEENSGFTNHYQVVGLTELQINEDLKVLESDTEQEAYFSQKPEQETGQTDDNFTPFHKSKDITSEFSAAVTIHDGSLAGLQLIELTESTDSIVSEMTSEVKVQSSTDLSRSRDGIKSPTLTKHEAGSLKMINSSNEESDEVHPVVLEADEIDENLPTELDELGDFHTEELTNHQGSEMMFQTEGHSEDTSSGTASSFVDDYTQLQVSEGRSILHADRSVNQSSEANFDKCQGLSSLVNQPGVMELEIHSSFASSIDPEQTVYNPKIHVLEASPVHEVGSTSNQLLEIDTAQRNMKQTVMESELLVVEARSVEDIHLAFKQISEVCPQKPVFHEAGSQNLQVTEHLDAKQRQSDMHVIEAKSIEDIGLAFSELSHNTSKKTQEISEESHHKPIHQEVGSPNFEGTEHLDAKKIQSDLHVVEAKSIDDIGLAFTELSHSTRKKAQEISEVNLHKPIYQEVGSQNFKGAEHLDAKHIQSDLHVIEAKSIEDIGLAFSELSHNTSKKAQEINEESLHKPVYQEVGSPNFTSSEHIDAKQIQSDLHVIEAKSIEDISSAFSELSHNTSNKAPTVMETVDGSVEVNASRRQLETQVVEVQSAVEIKEAVTTESSSNMERLGEKSKVEIVGDVSASKALTTSRTQKKHKHRQTVSSSSSSSSDSDFHESEK, encoded by the exons ATGGCAATCAACAGAAATGAAATCAGAGTATATATTGAAAAAATAATGGTATTTTGTGTCAGAACTAGCTACAGATGTGCTCGTGATCATCCTTTTGTTTTTGCTCTGGTGTTTTTCTTGCTTGTACTGTACAGATCTTTTCCTTCTCTGTTTGCCTTTCTGGTCTCTTCTTCTCCTGTCATTGTGTGCACGACTGTTCTTCTTGGACTCCTCCTGAGCTATGGAGAACCAAATATTCCTGAAATTGAGATAGAGGATACAAGGACTCGGGAAGTTTCTTCTGTGGAAATTAGGAGCTCTGTTAGTCATCTGTGTCTCAAGAAAGATGAGAACTTAACAGTTGAGAACCATGTAGAAAACAGAACTTATTATGACGACATTGTGCCCAGAGAGACAATTCCTTGTGAAGAAAAGTCTAGTGCAGATGTGCGTATCTATCAGGCATTAGAACAATATGAAGGAACTGAGAGGATTGATACTATCGTGGGTGACAGTGCATCAGGTGTGCAAGTGAAGAAAGACAGGTATGATGAGGAAGTGATTCAAGAAGAAGAAACTCTATGTCAAGAGGTTTCCGAGAACAGAGATCTTTTTGTTGGGAAGACAGCCATAGATGTGGCAGAAGTGAGTAAAGATATCAGTTCTTTTGATACTAAGGAAATACAAGAAACTGAGGACCTTAAGTTGGAGACTGGTGAACCCAAATTGGACCACCATCCTGACTCTTCTCTAGGATTGAGTTGGCAGTCCATTGATGATCACCATTCTTCTTCAGACACTGAATCGGATAGAGCAGAGAGTTCCTCTCCTGATGCTTCTATTACTGACATCATTCCAATGCTTGATGaacttcaccctcttctagattCTGAACATCCTCAGCATGTTTCTATTCCCAAGTCAGATGCAGCCTCTGAAGGGTCGTCGCTTGATGATGAACCGGATGACAATAGTATCGATGAAGAAGCTGAAATTCAtgatgaggaagaagatgatgaagcACAAGAGAAAGATGATGGGACTGAAGCTGCAGTTAAATGGACAGAAGATGATCAGAAAAACTTCATGGATCTCGGATCTTCTGAATTAGAAAGGAATCAGAGATTAGAAAGCTTAATTgcaaagcaaaaagaaaagaagaatctgTCATTTGTGATGGACAGAAATCTTATTGACTTGGATGTTAATGCCTCTTTTCCTGGTATGGAGAAATTATCACGCTTTCGTGTCCAAGTTCCACCCATTTCGGCACCAAGGAGGAATCCTTTCGATGTTCCATATGATTCAGAGGAAACATTTGATTTACCACCAATGCCAGGCTCTGCTCCCTCTTCTCTGCTACCCAGAAGAAATCcttttgatcttttctatgatcagCAGGAACAAAACAGCAGCCTTACAGATGAGACTTGGAGTCACCAGGATTTTGTGTCAGCTCCACAGCATGAGATGTTAGTTAGAAGAAATGAGACCTTTAGCTTAAGAAGAAAGGAATTTAAACAAGAGAGAGGTCATTCGAGATTGAAGCCCTACTTCGTTGCAGAGAAATTGGATTCAGAAGAGGGAAGTTCTACATTCCAGAGACAATATAGTGACAGAAATGAGTCGAAAGTGAGTTCTATTCCAGAATCTGACACAGATTTTTCAGTTACTGATCAGGAATATAACAGAGAGCTAGAAGAACAGGTATTCGATCAGGAAACAGAACTTTTGTGTCCTGGTAAACATGATGCTGATGCTGTGGAACATGAAAGTCACACATCTGAAGAAACAGAATCAGTTGATATTGAACAAGAGAAGACTGAGCATGTAACTGATGATCGTGAGATTGGTGTGGATACTAACCTCACTGCACAAGAAAATGAAAAGGTCAGTGCGGCTGGTGAAGCTTTTGCAGCTTTGGAAGAAGATGTTAAAGAAGAAATACACTTAGATGTACTCAATTTGAATTCTAAGCAATTGGAACTGACTGAACAGAAGTATGCTGGGCCAAATTCCTCAAATTCATCATGGGAAGATGAGAAATGTTTTAAAACAACCTTATCTGGACAGCCACATAAATTGGAACAAACGAAGAATTTCAGTACATTTGCTTTTGCAGAATTTGATCATTCAAAAGGTGCCGATACAGTTTCTGCTTTTGCAGAAACCATGTATGATTCTAGCGCACTAGCAGCTGGAGAATCTTTCTATAAACTATCAACATTTGATGCTCGACCTGATGCAA ATCAAGGTGTTAATGATGATTCTTCAGTGACGTTTGACATGCAGAAGgaagattcggaagttgcttcttTTCCAAGGGCATTTGATGGAAATTCTGCCTCAGGAATTGGAGATCTGGTATCGGTTAATGCAATAAATGATGTTGGGCCATTTATATTATCCCAGAGTTTAACTTCCATagaagaaaatgaaacaagatCAAGTGTGATCACCGAAATTACCAAATATAATGATGTCGAAGTTGAACTGTCAACTGCTCAAGAAGATTCCAGCCTTCCAATTTCATACATGATACAAGAGCCCACAGAAGCTGCCAGTGATGATCACCTGGCTCAATCAAGAGAAGTTCCAATTAATGTGGATGTGAGTCACAGCATAGAAAGAGAGGAG ATAGTATTGCCATCCATAGAGAAGTACAGCTTGCCTTCTGATGATATTGGTGTTGAAAAGTCACGAGTCAAAACTTTGGATTTTCCTTCATTTTTTGAGGAGAATCAAGATgatattgaacataaagaagagaaTTCAGGCTTCACAAATCATTATCAAGTTGTTGGTTTAACTGAGTTACAGATAAATGAAGATCTCAAGGTTCTTGAATCTGATACTGAACAGGAGGCCTATTTCTCACAGAAACCTGAACAGGAAACTGGTCAAACCGATGataatttcactccttttcaCAAGTCCAAAGATATCACTTCTGAGTTCTCTGCTGCTGTTACTATTCATGATGGTAGTTTGGCTGGCTTACAGTTGATTGAACTGACAGAAAGCACAGACTCGATTGTTTCAGAGATGACGTCTGAAGTCAAGGTCCAGTCCAGCACTGATCTGTCTAGATCAAGAGATGGCATCAAGAGTCCAACCCTAACCAAACATGAAGCTGGTTCTCTGAAGATGATAAACAGTTCTAATGAGGAATCTGATGAGGTTCATCCTGTGGTTCTAGAGGCTGATGAAATAGATGAGAATTTGCCCACAGAGTTGGATGAACTTGGGGATTTTCATACAGAAGAACTGACTAATCATCAAGGATCAGAAATGATGTTTCAAACTGAAGGCCATTCTGAAGATACTAGTTCTGGTACCGCAAGTTCTTTTGTTGATGACTACACTCAGCTGCAAGTTTCTGAAGGCAGATCCATTCTGCATGCTGATAGGTCAGTCAACCAATCCTCTGAAGCCAATTTTGATAAGTGTCAGGGGCTGAGTTCATTGGTCAATCAACCTGGAGTAATGGAATTAGAAATTCATTCTTCATTTGCTTCCAGTATTGACCCTGAGCAGACTGTTTACAATCCTAAGATTCATGTTCTAGAGGCAAGCCCAGTTCATGAGGTTGGTTCAACATCTAATCAGCTACTTGAAATAGATACTGCTCAACGAAATATGAAGCAAACTGTGATGGAGTCAGAGCTTCTAGTAGTTGAAGCACGATCTGTTGAAGATATTCATTTAGCTTTCAAACAAATTAGTGAAGTATGTCCTCAAAAACCTGTATTTCATGAAGCTGGATCTCAAAATTTACAGGTTACTGAGCATCTAGATGCAAAGCAAAGACAATCAGATATGCATGTTATTGAAGCAAAATCTATTGAAGACATAGGCTTGGCTTTTAGCGAGCTTTCACATAACACCAGCAAGAAAACCCAAGAAATTAGTGAAGAAAGTCATCACAAACCTATACATCAAGAAGTTGGATCTCCAAATTTCGAGGGTACAGAGCATCTGGATGCAAAGAAAATACAATCAGATCTGCATGTTGTTGAAGCAAAATCTATTGATGACATAGGCTTGGCTTTTACTGAGCTTTCGCACAGCACCAGAAAGAAAGCCCAAGAAATCAGTGAAGTCAATCTTCACAAACCTATATATCAAGAAGTTGGATCTCAAAATTTCAAGGGTGCTGAGCATCTGGATGCAAAGCATATACAATCAGATCTGCATGTTATTGAAGCAAAATCTATTGAAGACATAGGCTTGGCTTTTAGTGAGCTCTCACATAACACCAGCAAGAAAGCCCAAGAAATTAATGAAGAAAGTCTTCACAAACCTGTATATCAAGAAGTTGGTTCTCCAAATTTCACGAGTAGTGAGCATATAGATGCAAAGCAAATACAATCAGATCTGCATGTTATTGAAGCAAAATCTATTGAAGACATAAGCTCGGCTTTTAGTGAGCTTTCACATAACACCAGCAACAAAGCCCCAACAGTGATGGAAACAGTAGATGGATCTGTAGAAGTCAATGCAAGCAGAAGACAACTGGAAACTCAGGTAGTTGAGGTGCAATCTGCTGTTGAGATTAAGGAAGCTGTAACAACAGAAAGTAGCTCAAACATGGAACGATTAGGTGAAAAATCAAAAGTCGAAATAGTGGGTGATGTATCTGCCTCCAAAGCATTAACCACAAGTAGGACACAAAAGAAACACAAGCATAGGCAGACTGTTTCAAGCTCAAGCTCTAGCTCAAGTGATTCAGACTTTCATGAAAGTGAAAAATAA
- the LOC135614046 gene encoding uncharacterized protein LOC135614046 isoform X1, which yields MAINRNEIRVYIEKIMVFCVRTSYRCARDHPFVFALVFFLLVLYRSFPSLFAFLVSSSPVIVCTTVLLGLLLSYGEPNIPEIEIEDTRTREVSSVEIRSSVSHLCLKKDENLTVENHVENRTYYDDIVPRETIPCEEKSSADVRIYQALEQYEGTERIDTIVGDSASGVQVKKDRYDEEVIQEEETLCQEVSENRDLFVGKTAIDVAEVSKDISSFDTKEIQETEDLKLETGEPKLDHHPDSSLGLSWQSIDDHHSSSDTESDRAESSSPDASITDIIPMLDELHPLLDSEHPQHVSIPKSDAASEGSSLDDEPDDNSIDEEAEIHDEEEDDEAQEKDDGTEAAVKWTEDDQKNFMDLGSSELERNQRLESLIAKQKEKKNLSFVMDRNLIDLDVNASFPGMEKLSRFRVQVPPISAPRRNPFDVPYDSEETFDLPPMPGSAPSSLLPRRNPFDLFYDQQEQNSSLTDETWSHQDFVSAPQHEMLVRRNETFSLRRKEFKQERGHSRLKPYFVAEKLDSEEGSSTFQRQYSDRNESKVSSIPESDTDFSVTDQEYNRELEEQVFDQETELLCPGKHDADAVEHESHTSEETESVDIEQEKTEHVTDDREIGVDTNLTAQENEKVSAAGEAFAALEEDVKEEIHLDVLNLNSKQLELTEQKYAGPNSSNSSWEDEKCFKTTLSGQPHKLEQTKNFSTFAFAEFDHSKGADTVSAFAETMYDSSALAAGESFYKLSTFDARPDANQGVNDDSSVTFDMQKEDSEVASFPRAFDGNSASGIGDLVSVNAINDVGPFILSQSLTSIEENETRSSVITEITKYNDVEVELSTAQEDSSLPISYMIQEPTEAASDDHLAQSREVPINVDVSHSIEREEVIKSTPCSSDILILSDDPLSCEFQIVLPSIEKYSLPSDDIGVEKSRVKTLDFPSFFEENQDDIEHKEENSGFTNHYQVVGLTELQINEDLKVLESDTEQEAYFSQKPEQETGQTDDNFTPFHKSKDITSEFSAAVTIHDGSLAGLQLIELTESTDSIVSEMTSEVKVQSSTDLSRSRDGIKSPTLTKHEAGSLKMINSSNEESDEVHPVVLEADEIDENLPTELDELGDFHTEELTNHQGSEMMFQTEGHSEDTSSGTASSFVDDYTQLQVSEGRSILHADRSVNQSSEANFDKCQGLSSLVNQPGVMELEIHSSFASSIDPEQTVYNPKIHVLEASPVHEVGSTSNQLLEIDTAQRNMKQTVMESELLVVEARSVEDIHLAFKQISEVCPQKPVFHEAGSQNLQVTEHLDAKQRQSDMHVIEAKSIEDIGLAFSELSHNTSKKTQEISEESHHKPIHQEVGSPNFEGTEHLDAKKIQSDLHVVEAKSIDDIGLAFTELSHSTRKKAQEISEVNLHKPIYQEVGSQNFKGAEHLDAKHIQSDLHVIEAKSIEDIGLAFSELSHNTSKKAQEINEESLHKPVYQEVGSPNFTSSEHIDAKQIQSDLHVIEAKSIEDISSAFSELSHNTSNKAPTVMETVDGSVEVNASRRQLETQVVEVQSAVEIKEAVTTESSSNMERLGEKSKVEIVGDVSASKALTTSRTQKKHKHRQTVSSSSSSSSDSDFHESEK from the exons ATGGCAATCAACAGAAATGAAATCAGAGTATATATTGAAAAAATAATGGTATTTTGTGTCAGAACTAGCTACAGATGTGCTCGTGATCATCCTTTTGTTTTTGCTCTGGTGTTTTTCTTGCTTGTACTGTACAGATCTTTTCCTTCTCTGTTTGCCTTTCTGGTCTCTTCTTCTCCTGTCATTGTGTGCACGACTGTTCTTCTTGGACTCCTCCTGAGCTATGGAGAACCAAATATTCCTGAAATTGAGATAGAGGATACAAGGACTCGGGAAGTTTCTTCTGTGGAAATTAGGAGCTCTGTTAGTCATCTGTGTCTCAAGAAAGATGAGAACTTAACAGTTGAGAACCATGTAGAAAACAGAACTTATTATGACGACATTGTGCCCAGAGAGACAATTCCTTGTGAAGAAAAGTCTAGTGCAGATGTGCGTATCTATCAGGCATTAGAACAATATGAAGGAACTGAGAGGATTGATACTATCGTGGGTGACAGTGCATCAGGTGTGCAAGTGAAGAAAGACAGGTATGATGAGGAAGTGATTCAAGAAGAAGAAACTCTATGTCAAGAGGTTTCCGAGAACAGAGATCTTTTTGTTGGGAAGACAGCCATAGATGTGGCAGAAGTGAGTAAAGATATCAGTTCTTTTGATACTAAGGAAATACAAGAAACTGAGGACCTTAAGTTGGAGACTGGTGAACCCAAATTGGACCACCATCCTGACTCTTCTCTAGGATTGAGTTGGCAGTCCATTGATGATCACCATTCTTCTTCAGACACTGAATCGGATAGAGCAGAGAGTTCCTCTCCTGATGCTTCTATTACTGACATCATTCCAATGCTTGATGaacttcaccctcttctagattCTGAACATCCTCAGCATGTTTCTATTCCCAAGTCAGATGCAGCCTCTGAAGGGTCGTCGCTTGATGATGAACCGGATGACAATAGTATCGATGAAGAAGCTGAAATTCAtgatgaggaagaagatgatgaagcACAAGAGAAAGATGATGGGACTGAAGCTGCAGTTAAATGGACAGAAGATGATCAGAAAAACTTCATGGATCTCGGATCTTCTGAATTAGAAAGGAATCAGAGATTAGAAAGCTTAATTgcaaagcaaaaagaaaagaagaatctgTCATTTGTGATGGACAGAAATCTTATTGACTTGGATGTTAATGCCTCTTTTCCTGGTATGGAGAAATTATCACGCTTTCGTGTCCAAGTTCCACCCATTTCGGCACCAAGGAGGAATCCTTTCGATGTTCCATATGATTCAGAGGAAACATTTGATTTACCACCAATGCCAGGCTCTGCTCCCTCTTCTCTGCTACCCAGAAGAAATCcttttgatcttttctatgatcagCAGGAACAAAACAGCAGCCTTACAGATGAGACTTGGAGTCACCAGGATTTTGTGTCAGCTCCACAGCATGAGATGTTAGTTAGAAGAAATGAGACCTTTAGCTTAAGAAGAAAGGAATTTAAACAAGAGAGAGGTCATTCGAGATTGAAGCCCTACTTCGTTGCAGAGAAATTGGATTCAGAAGAGGGAAGTTCTACATTCCAGAGACAATATAGTGACAGAAATGAGTCGAAAGTGAGTTCTATTCCAGAATCTGACACAGATTTTTCAGTTACTGATCAGGAATATAACAGAGAGCTAGAAGAACAGGTATTCGATCAGGAAACAGAACTTTTGTGTCCTGGTAAACATGATGCTGATGCTGTGGAACATGAAAGTCACACATCTGAAGAAACAGAATCAGTTGATATTGAACAAGAGAAGACTGAGCATGTAACTGATGATCGTGAGATTGGTGTGGATACTAACCTCACTGCACAAGAAAATGAAAAGGTCAGTGCGGCTGGTGAAGCTTTTGCAGCTTTGGAAGAAGATGTTAAAGAAGAAATACACTTAGATGTACTCAATTTGAATTCTAAGCAATTGGAACTGACTGAACAGAAGTATGCTGGGCCAAATTCCTCAAATTCATCATGGGAAGATGAGAAATGTTTTAAAACAACCTTATCTGGACAGCCACATAAATTGGAACAAACGAAGAATTTCAGTACATTTGCTTTTGCAGAATTTGATCATTCAAAAGGTGCCGATACAGTTTCTGCTTTTGCAGAAACCATGTATGATTCTAGCGCACTAGCAGCTGGAGAATCTTTCTATAAACTATCAACATTTGATGCTCGACCTGATGCAA ATCAAGGTGTTAATGATGATTCTTCAGTGACGTTTGACATGCAGAAGgaagattcggaagttgcttcttTTCCAAGGGCATTTGATGGAAATTCTGCCTCAGGAATTGGAGATCTGGTATCGGTTAATGCAATAAATGATGTTGGGCCATTTATATTATCCCAGAGTTTAACTTCCATagaagaaaatgaaacaagatCAAGTGTGATCACCGAAATTACCAAATATAATGATGTCGAAGTTGAACTGTCAACTGCTCAAGAAGATTCCAGCCTTCCAATTTCATACATGATACAAGAGCCCACAGAAGCTGCCAGTGATGATCACCTGGCTCAATCAAGAGAAGTTCCAATTAATGTGGATGTGAGTCACAGCATAGAAAGAGAGGAGGTGATCAAATCTACACCTTGTTCTTCTGATATCTTAATCTTATCTGATGACCCACTTTCATGTGAATTTCAGATAGTATTGCCATCCATAGAGAAGTACAGCTTGCCTTCTGATGATATTGGTGTTGAAAAGTCACGAGTCAAAACTTTGGATTTTCCTTCATTTTTTGAGGAGAATCAAGATgatattgaacataaagaagagaaTTCAGGCTTCACAAATCATTATCAAGTTGTTGGTTTAACTGAGTTACAGATAAATGAAGATCTCAAGGTTCTTGAATCTGATACTGAACAGGAGGCCTATTTCTCACAGAAACCTGAACAGGAAACTGGTCAAACCGATGataatttcactccttttcaCAAGTCCAAAGATATCACTTCTGAGTTCTCTGCTGCTGTTACTATTCATGATGGTAGTTTGGCTGGCTTACAGTTGATTGAACTGACAGAAAGCACAGACTCGATTGTTTCAGAGATGACGTCTGAAGTCAAGGTCCAGTCCAGCACTGATCTGTCTAGATCAAGAGATGGCATCAAGAGTCCAACCCTAACCAAACATGAAGCTGGTTCTCTGAAGATGATAAACAGTTCTAATGAGGAATCTGATGAGGTTCATCCTGTGGTTCTAGAGGCTGATGAAATAGATGAGAATTTGCCCACAGAGTTGGATGAACTTGGGGATTTTCATACAGAAGAACTGACTAATCATCAAGGATCAGAAATGATGTTTCAAACTGAAGGCCATTCTGAAGATACTAGTTCTGGTACCGCAAGTTCTTTTGTTGATGACTACACTCAGCTGCAAGTTTCTGAAGGCAGATCCATTCTGCATGCTGATAGGTCAGTCAACCAATCCTCTGAAGCCAATTTTGATAAGTGTCAGGGGCTGAGTTCATTGGTCAATCAACCTGGAGTAATGGAATTAGAAATTCATTCTTCATTTGCTTCCAGTATTGACCCTGAGCAGACTGTTTACAATCCTAAGATTCATGTTCTAGAGGCAAGCCCAGTTCATGAGGTTGGTTCAACATCTAATCAGCTACTTGAAATAGATACTGCTCAACGAAATATGAAGCAAACTGTGATGGAGTCAGAGCTTCTAGTAGTTGAAGCACGATCTGTTGAAGATATTCATTTAGCTTTCAAACAAATTAGTGAAGTATGTCCTCAAAAACCTGTATTTCATGAAGCTGGATCTCAAAATTTACAGGTTACTGAGCATCTAGATGCAAAGCAAAGACAATCAGATATGCATGTTATTGAAGCAAAATCTATTGAAGACATAGGCTTGGCTTTTAGCGAGCTTTCACATAACACCAGCAAGAAAACCCAAGAAATTAGTGAAGAAAGTCATCACAAACCTATACATCAAGAAGTTGGATCTCCAAATTTCGAGGGTACAGAGCATCTGGATGCAAAGAAAATACAATCAGATCTGCATGTTGTTGAAGCAAAATCTATTGATGACATAGGCTTGGCTTTTACTGAGCTTTCGCACAGCACCAGAAAGAAAGCCCAAGAAATCAGTGAAGTCAATCTTCACAAACCTATATATCAAGAAGTTGGATCTCAAAATTTCAAGGGTGCTGAGCATCTGGATGCAAAGCATATACAATCAGATCTGCATGTTATTGAAGCAAAATCTATTGAAGACATAGGCTTGGCTTTTAGTGAGCTCTCACATAACACCAGCAAGAAAGCCCAAGAAATTAATGAAGAAAGTCTTCACAAACCTGTATATCAAGAAGTTGGTTCTCCAAATTTCACGAGTAGTGAGCATATAGATGCAAAGCAAATACAATCAGATCTGCATGTTATTGAAGCAAAATCTATTGAAGACATAAGCTCGGCTTTTAGTGAGCTTTCACATAACACCAGCAACAAAGCCCCAACAGTGATGGAAACAGTAGATGGATCTGTAGAAGTCAATGCAAGCAGAAGACAACTGGAAACTCAGGTAGTTGAGGTGCAATCTGCTGTTGAGATTAAGGAAGCTGTAACAACAGAAAGTAGCTCAAACATGGAACGATTAGGTGAAAAATCAAAAGTCGAAATAGTGGGTGATGTATCTGCCTCCAAAGCATTAACCACAAGTAGGACACAAAAGAAACACAAGCATAGGCAGACTGTTTCAAGCTCAAGCTCTAGCTCAAGTGATTCAGACTTTCATGAAAGTGAAAAATAA